From Campylobacter upsaliensis, the proteins below share one genomic window:
- the gpmI gene encoding 2,3-bisphosphoglycerate-independent phosphoglycerate mutase, whose protein sequence is MKQKCILIITDGIGYNPNAKFNAFNAAKKPTYDKLFKEVPNSLLKTSGLAVGLPEGQMGNSEVGHMCIGSGRIIYQNLVKINQAIEKDILKNNANLKALLQKCKRVHIIGLYSDGGVHSLHTHFNALLSICKNEGKEVFAHAISDGRDVSPKSGLNFIKDLEEFCDAKGVHLASLAGRFYAMDRDKRWERVEAYYKALLGEAKRVKKMSAYVEENYQKNIFDEFIEPVISEDFEGLNEEDGLIFINFRNDRMKQLVELLSAENFTPLKRKKRFEKLLTMSVYDDKFNIPVLFEKEELKNTLAEVISNAGLSQLHTAETEKYAHVTFFFNGGKEDLLENETRVLIPSPKIKTYDEKPQMSAFEVCEVVKEGIKKGEDFIVVNFANGDMVGHTGDFNAAVSAVEAVDRCLGEIIKETRKQNYAFIITSDHGNCEAMQDEKGNLLTNHTIFDVFVFIEAQICKQIKPNMGLSNVASSVLKILNLEIPKEMNEALF, encoded by the coding sequence ATGAAACAAAAATGTATTTTAATCATAACAGACGGCATAGGATACAATCCAAACGCAAAATTTAACGCCTTTAACGCCGCTAAAAAGCCCACTTATGACAAACTTTTCAAAGAAGTGCCTAATTCGCTTTTAAAAACGAGTGGTTTAGCTGTGGGACTTCCTGAAGGGCAAATGGGAAATAGTGAGGTAGGGCATATGTGTATAGGAAGTGGGCGTATTATCTATCAAAATTTAGTCAAAATTAATCAAGCCATAGAAAAAGATATACTTAAAAATAATGCTAATTTAAAAGCCTTGTTGCAAAAATGTAAAAGAGTGCATATTATAGGGCTTTATAGCGATGGGGGGGTGCATTCTTTACATACGCATTTTAATGCCTTGCTTTCAATTTGTAAAAATGAGGGTAAGGAGGTTTTCGCGCACGCTATTAGCGATGGGCGTGATGTTTCGCCAAAAAGTGGGCTAAATTTCATTAAGGATTTAGAAGAGTTTTGCGATGCTAAGGGGGTGCATTTAGCAAGTTTGGCTGGGCGATTTTACGCTATGGATAGAGATAAACGCTGGGAGCGTGTGGAGGCGTATTATAAGGCACTTTTAGGGGAGGCAAAAAGAGTTAAAAAGATGAGTGCCTATGTGGAGGAAAATTATCAAAAAAATATTTTTGATGAATTTATTGAGCCTGTGATAAGTGAGGATTTTGAGGGCTTAAATGAGGAAGATGGCTTAATTTTCATCAATTTTAGAAATGATAGAATGAAGCAATTAGTCGAGCTTTTAAGTGCTGAAAATTTCACGCCTTTAAAGCGAAAAAAGCGTTTTGAAAAACTTTTAACAATGAGTGTTTATGATGATAAATTTAATATCCCCGTGCTATTTGAAAAAGAAGAGCTTAAAAATACCCTTGCAGAAGTTATCTCAAATGCAGGTCTTAGCCAACTTCACACGGCAGAAACGGAAAAATACGCTCATGTAACTTTCTTTTTTAATGGTGGAAAAGAAGATTTGCTAGAAAATGAAACAAGGGTGCTAATCCCAAGCCCTAAGATAAAAACTTACGATGAAAAGCCGCAAATGAGTGCCTTTGAGGTATGTGAGGTGGTAAAGGAGGGGATAAAAAAGGGCGAGGATTTCATCGTGGTGAATTTTGCAAATGGCGATATGGTCGGGCATACGGGCGATTTTAATGCGGCTGTGAGTGCTGTGGAGGCTGTGGATAGGTGCTTAGGAGAGATCATAAAGGAGACAAGAAAGCAAAATTACGCTTTTATCATCACAAGTGATCACGGAAATTGTGAGGCTATGCAAGATGAAAAGGGCAATTTGCTGACAAATCATACAATTTTTGATGTGTTTGTTTTTATCGAAGCACAAATTTGCAAGCAAATTAAGCCTAATATGGGCTTAAGCAATGTCGCTTCGAGTGTGCTTAAAATTCTAAACCTTGAAATTCCAAAAGAAATGAACGAGGCTTTATTTTAA
- the mraY gene encoding phospho-N-acetylmuramoyl-pentapeptide-transferase, with product MYYFSELSSYAFFTYISVRAGFAFFIALILSLFLMPKFINWAKKKNASQPIYEHAPQNHQIKSHTPTMGGVIFIFCAIFASLLCIKFDNLFALMGLLCLVSFCFIGVIDDLGKILKKNNHSGLSPKAKMFGLIFASFLCLAPLYFSGILSADFYIPFYKYPLFNMYIFALFFWILVLISSSNAVNLTDGLDGLATVPSIFSLATLGVFLYLSGNLIYSEYLFLPKINGLGELVVICAALIGALMGFLWYNCYPAQIFMGDSGSLALGGFIGFLAIVSKNEILLLLIGFVFVLETISVILQVGSFKIWGKRVFKMAPIHHHFEKVGWVENKIIVRFWMIALLSNLLALASLKLR from the coding sequence ATGTATTATTTTTCCGAATTAAGCTCCTATGCTTTCTTTACTTATATTAGCGTCCGTGCGGGTTTTGCGTTTTTCATCGCTTTAATTTTAAGTTTATTTTTAATGCCTAAATTTATCAACTGGGCTAAGAAAAAAAATGCTTCCCAGCCTATTTACGAACACGCTCCGCAAAATCATCAAATTAAATCTCACACTCCAACTATGGGAGGGGTTATTTTTATATTTTGTGCGATTTTTGCTAGTTTGCTTTGCATTAAATTTGATAATTTATTTGCACTTATGGGACTTTTGTGCTTAGTGAGCTTTTGCTTTATCGGTGTAATTGATGATTTAGGTAAAATTCTTAAAAAAAATAATCATTCAGGTTTAAGCCCTAAGGCTAAAATGTTTGGCTTAATTTTCGCTTCATTTTTGTGCCTAGCTCCTTTATATTTTAGCGGGATTTTAAGTGCTGATTTTTACATACCTTTTTACAAATATCCCCTTTTTAATATGTATATTTTCGCTCTTTTCTTTTGGATTTTAGTGCTAATCTCAAGCTCAAATGCTGTCAATTTAACGGACGGCTTAGACGGACTTGCTACAGTGCCTTCTATTTTTTCTTTAGCAACTTTGGGCGTGTTTTTGTATTTAAGCGGAAATTTAATTTATAGCGAATATCTCTTTCTACCGAAAATCAATGGCTTAGGTGAGTTAGTCGTCATTTGTGCCGCTTTAATCGGTGCTTTAATGGGCTTTTTATGGTATAACTGCTACCCCGCACAAATTTTTATGGGAGATAGCGGCAGTCTCGCACTTGGTGGCTTTATAGGCTTTTTAGCCATAGTAAGTAAAAATGAAATTTTGCTTTTGCTCATAGGTTTTGTTTTTGTTTTAGAGACCATTTCTGTCATTTTGCAGGTGGGAAGCTTTAAAATTTGGGGGAAAAGAGTATTTAAAATGGCACCTATTCATCATCATTTTGAAAAAGTCGGCTGGGTAGAAAATAAAATCATCGTTCGTTTTTGGATGATAGCTCTACTTTCTAATCTCCTCGCCTTAGCCTCTCTTAAGTTGAGATGA
- a CDS encoding SLC13 family permease: MSNSTKTFIIVGDIILFIALLALLPFETKANQGLAILAFIAVLWLSEALHVTITAILIPILAVILGIMPTATALKNIADPNIFLFFGAFALAATMHFQELDKIISQRILSLTKGNFALIVFSMFFVSAFLSMWISNTATTAMMVSLAFFILSQLDYEENKNTYVFVLLGIAFSANIGGIGTLVGTPPNAIVATNLDITFTEWLKYGIPVVLILLPLAILILYIILKPNLKFQIDMNLEKEIPMDTQKYITLILFILIINCWVFGSYINPFISKLLKLEEEIAYFDSLISLLGIVLLCAFRTVSWRKVQEGTDWGLLILFGSGILLSIILKDSGASQIISQYFLNLLVDSNLFLIVLLISLFIIFLTEFTSNIAVAALFVPLFISVAESLGMLPLGLALIIGIGASCAFMLPVATPPNAIVFGTGYIKQSQMVRVGIYLNILCSIIIALMAYFFWL, encoded by the coding sequence ATGTCAAATTCTACAAAAACTTTTATTATTGTAGGTGATATTATTTTATTTATCGCGCTGCTTGCTTTGTTACCTTTTGAAACAAAAGCTAATCAAGGCTTGGCTATTTTAGCGTTTATCGCAGTCTTGTGGCTTAGTGAAGCCTTGCATGTTACCATCACTGCGATTTTAATTCCCATTTTAGCCGTTATATTGGGAATAATGCCGACAGCAACTGCTCTAAAAAATATTGCCGATCCGAACATTTTCTTATTTTTCGGCGCTTTTGCTCTAGCTGCAACAATGCATTTTCAAGAACTTGACAAAATTATATCTCAAAGAATTTTATCGCTAACAAAAGGAAATTTTGCATTGATTGTTTTTTCTATGTTTTTTGTGTCTGCGTTTTTATCGATGTGGATATCAAATACCGCCACAACGGCAATGATGGTATCTTTAGCTTTTTTTATACTTTCACAACTTGATTATGAAGAAAATAAAAATACCTATGTTTTCGTGCTTTTAGGCATAGCCTTTAGTGCAAATATAGGCGGTATAGGCACACTCGTAGGAACTCCACCAAATGCCATAGTGGCAACAAATTTAGACATTACTTTTACCGAATGGCTTAAATATGGAATTCCTGTAGTTCTCATTCTTTTACCTTTAGCCATACTCATTCTTTATATCATCCTTAAACCAAATTTGAAATTTCAAATCGATATGAATCTCGAAAAAGAAATCCCTATGGATACACAAAAATATATTACCCTAATTCTTTTTATCCTTATAATAAACTGTTGGGTTTTCGGTTCTTATATCAATCCTTTCATTTCAAAATTGTTAAAGCTTGAAGAGGAAATTGCTTATTTTGATAGTCTCATATCTCTACTTGGCATCGTCTTATTATGTGCCTTTAGAACAGTAAGTTGGAGAAAGGTGCAAGAAGGCACTGACTGGGGGCTTTTAATACTTTTTGGTTCAGGGATTTTATTGAGCATTATTTTAAAAGATAGTGGTGCGAGTCAAATCATATCCCAATATTTTCTTAACCTTCTTGTGGATTCAAATTTATTTTTAATTGTGCTTTTAATTTCTCTTTTTATAATTTTTTTAACGGAATTTACTTCAAATATAGCAGTTGCGGCACTTTTTGTGCCACTTTTCATCTCCGTAGCTGAGTCTTTAGGAATGTTACCGCTTGGTTTAGCACTCATCATAGGCATAGGAGCGAGTTGTGCCTTTATGCTACCTGTCGCAACTCCGCCAAATGCCATAGTCTTTGGCACGGGCTACATTAAGCAGTCTCAAATGGTGCGTGTAGGAATTTACCTTAATATTCTTTGCTCTATCATCATCGCTTTAATGGCATATTTCTTCTGGCTTTAA
- the lepA gene encoding translation elongation factor 4 — MKNIRNFSIIAHIDHGKSTLADRIISECGAISARQMSHQVMDTMDIEKERGITIKAQSVRLEYTLNNTPFILNLIDTPGHVDFSYEVSRSLASCEGALLVVDASQGVEAQTIANVYIALENNLEIIPVINKIDLPSADIEKVRHEIEHIIGIDCKEAICVSAKTGEGIKELLEAIITKIPAPKTDDTAATKALIYDSWFDNYLGALALVRIYEGGIAKNDEILVMSTDKKHLVQDLFYPHPLNPKKTQKLESGEVGVVVLGLKNIGDLQVGDTITLSKNKAKEAIGGFEKAKAFVFAGLYPIETDKFEDLRDALDKLKLNDSSISYEPETSLALGFGFRVGFLGLLHMEVIKERLEREFNLELIATAPTVTYEIYQTDGELLKIQNPSELPPVNKIEMIKEPYVRATIITPSEFLGNLITLLNHKRGLQVKMDYITQDRVLLEYDVPLNEIVMDFYDKLKSLTKGYASFDYEPIEYRQGDLVRLDIKVAGENVDALSIIVPNSKALSKGRELVKAMKEIVPRQLFEVAIQASIGNKIIARENVKSMGKNVTAKCYGGDITRKRKLLEKQKEGKKRMKAIGKVHLPQEAFLSVLKID, encoded by the coding sequence ATGAAAAATATTAGAAATTTCTCCATTATAGCACACATTGACCACGGCAAAAGCACTTTGGCGGATAGGATTATTAGCGAGTGTGGGGCGATTAGTGCGAGGCAAATGAGTCATCAAGTAATGGACACTATGGATATAGAAAAAGAGAGAGGTATTACCATTAAAGCGCAGTCTGTAAGGCTTGAATATACTTTAAATAATACGCCTTTTATTCTTAATCTTATTGATACTCCCGGACATGTGGATTTTAGCTATGAAGTGAGTCGTTCTTTGGCGAGTTGTGAGGGGGCTTTGCTAGTTGTCGATGCTTCACAAGGCGTGGAAGCACAGACCATAGCTAATGTTTATATAGCCTTAGAAAATAATTTAGAAATTATCCCAGTAATTAACAAAATTGACCTTCCTTCAGCAGACATTGAAAAAGTAAGGCACGAAATCGAGCATATTATAGGCATAGATTGTAAAGAAGCTATTTGCGTAAGTGCAAAAACGGGTGAGGGAATTAAGGAGCTGCTTGAGGCTATCATCACAAAAATCCCAGCCCCTAAAACAGACGACACGGCGGCGACTAAGGCTTTAATTTATGATTCTTGGTTTGATAATTATTTGGGTGCTTTAGCTTTAGTGCGAATTTATGAGGGTGGTATTGCTAAAAATGATGAAATTTTGGTGATGAGCACAGATAAAAAACATCTAGTTCAGGATTTATTTTATCCTCATCCCTTAAATCCTAAAAAAACACAAAAATTAGAAAGTGGAGAAGTGGGCGTTGTCGTGCTTGGGCTTAAAAATATCGGTGATTTACAAGTCGGCGATACGATAACTTTAAGCAAAAATAAAGCAAAAGAAGCCATAGGTGGCTTTGAAAAGGCTAAGGCTTTCGTTTTTGCGGGACTTTATCCTATTGAAACGGATAAATTTGAGGATTTAAGAGACGCTTTGGATAAGTTAAAATTAAACGATAGCTCTATAAGCTATGAGCCTGAAACTTCTTTGGCTTTGGGTTTTGGTTTTCGCGTGGGTTTTTTGGGACTTTTACATATGGAGGTGATTAAGGAGCGTTTGGAGCGTGAGTTTAATTTAGAATTAATCGCCACAGCCCCCACTGTAACTTATGAAATTTATCAAACAGATGGAGAGCTTTTAAAAATTCAAAATCCTAGCGAACTACCTCCCGTTAATAAAATTGAGATGATAAAAGAGCCTTATGTGAGAGCGACTATTATCACACCTAGTGAATTTTTGGGAAATTTAATCACGCTTTTAAATCATAAAAGAGGCTTACAGGTTAAAATGGACTACATTACGCAAGATAGGGTTTTGCTAGAATATGATGTGCCTTTAAATGAAATTGTGATGGATTTTTATGACAAGCTTAAAAGTCTTACTAAAGGCTATGCGAGTTTTGATTATGAGCCTATTGAATATAGACAAGGAGATTTGGTAAGGCTTGATATTAAGGTCGCTGGTGAAAATGTCGATGCTTTAAGCATTATTGTGCCAAATTCTAAGGCTTTGAGTAAGGGTAGGGAACTTGTCAAAGCGATGAAGGAAATAGTGCCAAGACAGCTTTTTGAAGTGGCAATTCAAGCTAGTATAGGCAATAAAATCATAGCGCGTGAAAATGTCAAATCTATGGGCAAAAATGTAACGGCTAAATGTTATGGTGGAGATATAACGCGTAAAAGAAAGCTTTTAGAAAAACAAAAAGAAGGCAAAAAGCGTATGAAAGCCATAGGTAAGGTGCATTTACCGCAAGAAGCCTTTTTAAGTGTGCTTAAGATCGATTAA
- a CDS encoding tetratricopeptide repeat protein, protein MKRFILLLFLGLSGLLAQDIEKALKLYEANKFAKAYKLFEDLCEKDNPRACFSLGYMNEKAQGVSKDLKKAHRFYDKACKFGYSKGCSNLALSLEENGYKNEAILAYNRACKLGDARSCNNIALFYEEEKDSELSLYFYKKSCELKDANACYKLGLLYEKGEKVRQNLNTALHFYSQSCTFGLGESCYILGRYNQLEKKDMKRAKRYFGIACDKKHKEACVAYRELNDRGIDIY, encoded by the coding sequence ATGAAAAGATTCATTTTGTTACTATTTTTAGGACTTAGTGGGCTTTTAGCACAAGACATAGAAAAGGCTTTAAAGCTTTATGAGGCTAATAAATTTGCCAAAGCTTATAAGCTTTTTGAAGATTTGTGTGAAAAAGATAATCCAAGAGCTTGCTTTTCTTTAGGCTATATGAATGAAAAAGCACAAGGTGTTTCAAAAGACTTGAAAAAAGCCCATCGATTTTATGATAAGGCTTGCAAATTCGGCTATTCTAAGGGGTGTTCAAATTTGGCTTTAAGTTTAGAGGAAAATGGCTATAAAAATGAGGCGATTTTAGCCTATAATAGAGCTTGCAAATTGGGAGATGCGAGAAGTTGCAACAATATAGCTTTATTTTATGAAGAAGAAAAAGATAGTGAATTGAGTCTTTATTTTTATAAAAAATCTTGCGAGTTAAAGGACGCTAATGCCTGCTATAAGCTTGGTTTACTTTATGAGAAGGGTGAAAAAGTTAGGCAAAATTTAAACACCGCTTTACATTTTTATTCTCAATCTTGCACTTTTGGATTAGGAGAAAGCTGTTATATTTTAGGGCGTTATAATCAGCTTGAAAAAAAGGATATGAAAAGGGCAAAACGCTATTTTGGCATAGCTTGTGATAAAAAACATAAAGAAGCTTGTGTGGCATATAGAGAGTTAAATGATAGGGGGATTGATATTTATTAA
- a CDS encoding dynamin family protein — protein sequence MQIEFLKQFIDAYENAYKKEFDESFEGKIKKLCKDFDEPFMHLSLGLKERLKSLIFSLEKNIQIAIIGQFSSGKSSLLNLILGREYLPTGVVPVTFKPTFLHYGKDYILRVEFEDGSDVIAELSELEFYTDQRKSLKEAKSIHIYAPVPLLKHLSLVDTPGLNANESDTLTTFRELENIHCVIWLSLIDNAGKKSEEDAIKANLKLLGKNSLCVLNQKDKLNQVELERVLEYAGSVFGKYFKQIIAISCKEAKEKDKYDKSNFNTLLKYLENIDTKNLKREFSKRKLLEFCQITKEENILFDTIFNELELKFEAYENYLRAYFADLREKIKLLNHQILEQLKSIAERLSIEIFSFVREKEAFFYKETQGFFKKNLYHKYSYKTPFISSDDAFLAMFYHSDVMNREFKRIKKEFEISFEDLKWHLKESFETLKKEILLFKARISNIQKDDFLQSEKNFADLRAFASASEEYFLRDFENILFKNNLDLELFFEKLNLKAFANYENACKLSLSFFSRKINESRTFYELDSSQFSLYYPKKSEIYERVLNELNVYEFENLLIAKPVILKVINIFFEQNLDLIVQKRALILTKKEENNKRLNYILALEERIKAL from the coding sequence ATGCAAATTGAGTTTTTAAAACAATTTATTGATGCCTATGAAAACGCTTATAAAAAAGAATTTGATGAGAGTTTTGAAGGAAAGATAAAAAAGCTTTGTAAAGATTTTGATGAACCTTTTATGCATCTTAGTTTAGGCTTAAAAGAGCGTTTAAAAAGCCTCATTTTTTCTTTGGAGAAAAATATACAAATAGCCATTATAGGTCAATTTTCTAGTGGAAAATCAAGTCTTTTAAATTTGATTTTAGGGCGTGAATATTTGCCGACTGGTGTTGTGCCTGTTACCTTTAAACCCACTTTTTTACATTATGGAAAAGATTATATTTTGCGTGTAGAATTTGAAGATGGAAGCGATGTTATCGCAGAGCTTAGTGAGCTTGAATTTTATACAGATCAAAGAAAAAGCTTAAAAGAAGCTAAAAGCATACATATTTATGCGCCTGTGCCACTTTTAAAGCATTTAAGTCTTGTGGATACTCCCGGACTTAATGCAAATGAAAGCGATACGCTAACGACTTTTAGGGAGCTTGAGAATATTCACTGTGTGATTTGGTTAAGTCTAATTGATAATGCGGGCAAAAAAAGCGAAGAGGATGCTATTAAAGCAAATTTAAAACTTCTTGGTAAAAATAGCTTGTGCGTCTTAAATCAAAAGGATAAATTAAATCAGGTAGAACTTGAAAGAGTCCTTGAGTATGCAGGAAGTGTTTTTGGAAAATATTTTAAGCAAATTATCGCCATTTCTTGCAAGGAAGCTAAAGAAAAAGATAAATATGATAAATCTAACTTTAATACTCTATTAAAATATCTAGAAAACATTGACACAAAAAATTTAAAGCGTGAATTTAGCAAGAGAAAATTGCTTGAATTTTGCCAAATCACTAAGGAAGAAAATATTCTTTTTGATACTATTTTTAATGAACTTGAGCTTAAATTTGAAGCCTATGAAAATTATTTAAGAGCTTATTTTGCCGATTTAAGAGAGAAAATTAAACTTTTAAATCACCAAATTTTAGAACAACTTAAAAGTATTGCTGAGCGTTTGAGTATAGAAATTTTTAGTTTTGTTAGAGAAAAGGAGGCTTTTTTTTATAAGGAAACTCAAGGTTTTTTTAAGAAAAATTTATATCATAAATACAGCTACAAAACTCCTTTTATTTCCAGCGATGATGCCTTTTTGGCGATGTTTTACCATTCTGATGTGATGAATAGGGAATTTAAGCGTATTAAAAAGGAATTTGAAATTTCTTTTGAAGATTTAAAATGGCATTTAAAAGAGAGTTTTGAAACTTTAAAAAAAGAAATTTTGCTTTTTAAGGCGCGAATTTCCAATATTCAAAAAGATGATTTTTTGCAAAGTGAGAAAAATTTTGCCGACCTTAGAGCCTTTGCTAGTGCGAGTGAGGAGTATTTTTTACGCGATTTTGAAAATATTTTATTTAAAAATAATTTGGATTTAGAACTTTTTTTTGAAAAATTAAATCTTAAAGCTTTTGCAAACTATGAAAACGCTTGTAAATTAAGCTTAAGTTTTTTTAGTCGTAAAATTAATGAAAGTCGCACATTTTACGAGCTTGACAGCTCACAATTTTCTTTATATTATCCTAAAAAAAGCGAAATTTATGAAAGAGTTTTAAATGAGCTTAATGTGTATGAATTTGAAAATTTATTGATTGCAAAGCCTGTTATTTTAAAGGTTATTAATATATTTTTTGAGCAGAATTTAGATCTAATTGTGCAAAAAAGAGCATTGATTTTAACTAAAAAAGAGGAAAACAATAAGCGTTTAAATTATATTCTAGCTTTAGAGGAAAGGATTAAGGCTTTATGA
- a CDS encoding dynamin family protein, producing MQNILQQLWQNKLQFLDFNSIFDHSIQLDLSEFAIILSVDETNYERYFLLKEFANIMKKIALRVDIFSIQYAQICTLNLLQKGFLNQKDLLKALRILEKITNNDLIIKFIEKTKLEEKDKKALFETSFNELDAINFKLQSLALSQTSKENLQEALEKFKNLEFNVAVTGVMNAGKSSLLNALLKEEFLGVSNIPETANLSVLKYGKSKKAKLYFWNKKEWEHILSNSKFNTELESFVRELSNTYNIADFIQEDGIIKEISQEELKEFSSAKNQISAFIKKIELEADLKFLQNNISIVDTPGLDDVVIQRELLTKTYLKQSDFLIHLMNASQSLTQKDMEFLVSCLLNSRLGKFLVVLTKADLLSEEDLKEVIAYTKNSLKERLKGEEMLIEKIDFLCVSAKKANDFYKNLVGKEEFGQSGMEEFERYLLNALYSGEKSKTALNAYKKELGLELVQILSEYEMQNKLFKESSHATQDENMQFLAEFKKQERELLNAKDDIKNSISKLRNSQNDINQLVLLLAKKLKERLIDELKYLNNNAKKLDLNRVLNMVDITTRDGINDILREVKFENLKKIDDIKKNLSLKYDFLQAEFDSGFEDFKEGISRAIEDIFATDQFAFLKLELGQMIQEKSDIFTMEKKLDKLITEAFMGFELDKILENLDINGNFLNFLNEKLAYFEKNVKEKLRNLTNLLQNLEKEHFDFTQNYEANLEKIAELKELQKDLLNAN from the coding sequence ATGCAAAATATTCTTCAGCAACTTTGGCAAAATAAATTACAATTTTTAGATTTTAACTCGATTTTTGACCATTCAATCCAACTTGATCTTAGTGAATTTGCTATTATTTTAAGTGTTGATGAAACAAATTATGAAAGGTATTTTCTCTTAAAAGAATTTGCAAATATTATGAAAAAAATTGCTTTAAGAGTGGATATTTTTAGTATTCAATATGCACAAATTTGCACTTTAAATCTTTTGCAAAAAGGTTTTTTAAATCAAAAAGATTTGTTAAAAGCTTTGAGGATTTTAGAAAAGATAACTAACAATGATTTGATAATAAAATTTATAGAAAAGACTAAACTAGAAGAAAAAGATAAAAAAGCCCTTTTTGAAACTTCTTTTAATGAGTTAGATGCTATTAACTTCAAGCTTCAGTCCCTAGCTCTTAGTCAAACTAGTAAAGAAAATTTACAAGAAGCTTTAGAAAAATTTAAAAATTTAGAATTTAATGTCGCCGTTACAGGCGTGATGAACGCTGGTAAATCAAGCCTTTTAAATGCTTTATTAAAAGAAGAATTTTTGGGTGTTTCAAATATACCAGAAACTGCAAATTTAAGCGTGTTAAAATATGGAAAATCTAAAAAAGCAAAACTATATTTTTGGAATAAAAAAGAGTGGGAACATATCCTTTCAAATTCTAAATTTAATACTGAACTTGAAAGCTTTGTGCGTGAACTTTCTAATACATATAATATTGCTGATTTTATCCAAGAAGACGGCATAATAAAAGAAATTTCACAAGAAGAACTTAAAGAATTTAGCAGCGCAAAAAATCAAATTTCAGCCTTTATTAAAAAAATTGAACTTGAGGCAGATTTGAAATTTTTGCAAAATAATATTTCCATAGTTGATACTCCGGGGCTTGATGATGTAGTTATTCAAAGAGAATTATTGACGAAAACTTATTTGAAACAAAGTGATTTTTTGATTCACTTAATGAATGCTTCTCAAAGCTTGACACAAAAGGATATGGAATTTTTAGTTTCTTGTTTATTAAATTCGCGTCTTGGTAAATTTTTGGTCGTTTTGACTAAGGCGGATTTATTGAGTGAGGAGGATTTAAAAGAGGTTATTGCTTATACGAAAAATTCGTTAAAAGAGAGACTTAAGGGAGAGGAAATGTTGATTGAAAAAATTGATTTTCTCTGTGTGAGCGCAAAAAAAGCAAATGACTTTTATAAAAATTTGGTAGGCAAAGAGGAATTTGGGCAAAGCGGAATGGAGGAATTTGAAAGATATTTATTAAATGCGCTCTATTCTGGAGAGAAAAGTAAAACGGCTTTAAATGCCTATAAAAAAGAGCTTGGTTTAGAGCTTGTGCAAATCTTAAGCGAGTATGAAATGCAAAATAAGCTTTTTAAAGAAAGCTCACATGCCACTCAAGATGAAAATATGCAATTTTTAGCGGAATTTAAAAAACAAGAAAGAGAACTTTTAAATGCCAAAGATGATATTAAAAATTCCATTTCAAAGCTTAGAAATTCTCAAAATGATATTAATCAACTTGTCCTGCTTTTAGCCAAAAAGCTTAAGGAACGCTTAATTGATGAATTAAAATATCTTAATAATAATGCTAAAAAACTTGATTTAAATCGAGTTTTAAATATGGTTGATATTACGACAAGAGATGGGATTAATGACATTTTAAGAGAGGTAAAATTTGAGAATTTGAAGAAAATTGATGATATTAAGAAAAATTTAAGCTTAAAATATGATTTCTTGCAAGCAGAATTTGATAGTGGTTTTGAAGACTTTAAAGAGGGCATTTCAAGGGCGATAGAGGATATTTTTGCGACAGATCAATTTGCGTTTTTAAAGCTAGAACTTGGTCAAATGATACAAGAAAAAAGCGATATTTTTACTATGGAAAAAAAATTAGACAAGCTTATAACGGAAGCTTTTATGGGGTTTGAGCTTGATAAGATTTTGGAAAATTTAGATATAAATGGAAACTTTTTAAATTTTCTAAATGAAAAATTAGCGTATTTTGAAAAAAATGTGAAAGAAAAATTAAGAAATCTCACAAATTTACTTCAAAATTTAGAAAAAGAACATTTTGATTTTACGCAAAATTATGAAGCAAATTTAGAAAAAATTGCCGAGCTAAAAGAACTTCAAAAGGATCTTTTAAATGCAAATTGA